A single window of Sparus aurata chromosome 22, fSpaAur1.1, whole genome shotgun sequence DNA harbors:
- the LOC115574534 gene encoding stonustoxin subunit beta-like: protein MKSDRSMYRPTFFKDGHTSSAQGLSGCLITQEGCVSLASALKSNPSHLRELDLSYNHLGDSGVKLLSNGQQDPHWRLDTLRVDHGGEQRLRPGLRKYACQLELDPNTASRNLKLSDNSRKVTAVQEKQPYPDHPERFHCCQLLSRSFLSGCYYWEVEWSGWVGIGVTYKGIRRRGNSAVCLLGRNPLSWSLKCSDGGYSVWHNDRKTVLLLPPTSNRVAVYVDCPAGTLSFYRVSSDSLIYLHTFNTTFTEPLYPGFVFQSLDSSVSLCKLRHFFGTSHRCSIGSRSGEFGS from the exons atgaagagtgaccggtccatGTATCGTCCTACTTTCTTCAAAGATGGACATACATCTTCTGCTCAAGG tCTTTCCGGCTGTCTGATCACACAGGAAGGCTGTgtttctctggcctcagctcttaagtccaacccctcccatctgagagagctggacctgagctacaatcatctaggagactcaggagtgaagctgctttctAATGGACAACAGGATCCTCATTGGAGACTGGATACTCTCAG GGTGGACCATGGTGGAGAGCAACGTTTAAGGCCTGgtttgagaaaat atgCCTGTCAACTTGAGCtcgatccaaacacagcaagcAGGAACCTTAAACTGTCCGACAATAGCAGAAAGGTGACGGCAGTGCAAGAGAAGCAgccatatcctgatcatccagagagatTTCATTGCTGTCAACTGCTTAGTAGATCTTTTCTGTCAGGTTGCTATTATTGGGAGGTTGAATGGAGTGGCTGGGTTGGCATTGGTGTCACTTacaagggaatcagaagaagaggaaacagtgctgtctgtctgcttggAAGGAATCCACTGTCCTGGAGTCTTAAGTGCTCTGATGGTGGttactctgtctggcacaatgacagaaaaacagtGCTCCTTCTCCCACCCACTTCCAACAGAGtggcagtgtatgtggactgtcctgctggcactctgtccttttacagagtctcctctgactcactgatctacctccacaccttcaacaccacattcactgaaccgcTGTATCCTGGGTTTGTGTTTCAGTCGTTGGactcctcagtgtctctgtgtaAGCTGAGACATTTCTTCGGCACCTCCCACAGATGCTCGATTGGATCGAGATCGGGGGAATTTGGGAGCTAA